The genomic segment CCGCGTTCGTTTCGCACACGAAGGCGAGACGCTGGTCACGCTCGACGGACAGGAGCGCAAGCTGGAGCCGCACATGCCCGTCATCGCCGACGACGTACATGCGATCGCGCTCGCCGGCGTCATGGGCGGTCTCGATACCGAAGTGACGGCGGACACGGTCGATATTCTGCTCGAATCCGCCCGGTTCGCGGGCGCTCCGGTTCGCAAAACCTCGCGCCAGCTGGGGCTTCGTTCCGAGGCCTCGGCGCGCTTCGAGAAAGGCGTCGATCCGGATCGCGTGCTCGGCGCGCTGGACCGCGCGGCTTCGCTGATCGCGCAGACGGCCGGCGGACTCGTCACCGACGGGGTCGCCGAGGTGCGCCTCGCAACGCCTGCCCCGGCGGTCATCGAACTCTCGCTTGAGCGGATCAACCGGATGCTCGGCACTTCGCTCTCCTCGCTCGAAGTCAAGACGATCTGGTCGCGGCTTCAGTTCGCAGCCGAGCCGGCCGGCGAAGGAGTCTGGCGGCTGACAGTGCCCACGCGCCGCGGCGATATTACGCGCGCGGTGGACCTGATCGAGGAAGTTGCGCGGCTGAACGGCTACGACCGCATCCCGACGACCCGCATCGAAGGGCCGACGACCACGGGCGCGCTTACGAAATCCCAGTCGATCCGCCGGGAACTTCGGAAGCTGCTGTCGGAAGCCGGGCTCAGCGAGGCCGTGACCTATTCGGTCACCTCCGCAAGCCGCGCCGCGCTGTTTCCGGAGCTGTCCGGGGCTGCCGAAGGCATGCGGCCGATCGGTCTGGCCATGCCGATGAGCGAGGAACGCAGCTCGCTTCGCGCGACGCTGCTGCCGAATCTGCTCGAGGCCGCTTCCTACAACAAGTCCCGCCGCAACGCGAACGCCGCGGTGTTCGAGATCGCGAGCGTGTACCATTCCGCGGAGGAACGCCTTACGACCCTGCCCGCGGAGCATCCGCGGCTGGCCTTTCTGCTGACGGGCAACCGTCTGGGCGCAGGCTGGAACCAAACGGCGTCCGCCTACGATTTCTACGATGCGAAGGGCATCGTCGAGAAGCTGTTGGCGCGGCTCGGTCTGACCGGCGCGGTCCGCTTCGAGCAGGCGCAGCCGGCTGACTTCCATCCGGGCCGTACCGCGGCGTTGAAGCTGGCGACCGCGTCCGGCGAATCTACGATCGGCTACGTCGGCCAGCTGCATCCGGAGCTTCAACGCGAGTTCGATCTGGGCGACGCCTACGCCGCCGAGATCGATTTGAAGCCGCTCTATGAAGCGGCGGATTTCCGCATCGTATACAGCACGCTGCCGCGCTTCCCGTCCGCGGAGCGGGATCTGGCCGTCGTCGTCGACGGATCGTTGCCGGGAGCGTCCCTCGTGGAGGCTGCGCAGCAGGCTGCGGGCGAATGGCTGGAGTCCGTCCGCGTGTTCGACGTTTATGCGGGAGAGCGCCTCGGCGCAGGCAAAAAGAGCGTGGCGCTCTCGCTTGTGTACCGTCATCCCGACCGTACGCTGAACGACGAGGAGATCGCCGAAGCACAGCAATCCGTCGTTGCCCGGCTGGAACAATCTTTCAGCGCGGAGCTTCGAAAATAAGCAGGAAACGGCGCAAAGCGCAGCGAATACATCAGAACGCGAAAAGCGGGCTGAGAGACGTTCGCTGCGATTTTGCTTAATTGGAACGTGGGAGGAATAACCGTGAATGCTGACGACAAGACACGCGTAACGGTTGACATATACGGCACGCAATACACGTTGACCGGACACACCAGCAGCGAGTACATGAAGCGGGTAGCGGTACTCGTGAGCGATCAGATGCACAAGATTGCAAGCGGCTCGCCGCGGCTTGATCTCGCGAGGCTCGGCGTGCTCGCTTCGGTTAATATGGCCGACGAGCTCATGCGCATCCGCCGGGAAAACGAGCGGCTCCTCCACGAGGAAATAGAACGCAAGCGGTTGTCCGCCGAGATCGAGACGCTGCTGGCCGACTGGGACAAGCATAAGGCCGAGAGCGCTGCTGCACTGGAGACTGCGGAGCGGGAATACGCCGAGCGGCAGGCCGAGCTGCAGCAAAAATCCGAACAAGCCATCGCGGAAGCGACGGCAAGGGCGGACGAAGAGCGCGAACGGCTGCGCAGCGTTCATCAAGCCGAGCTCGATCGGATCATGGCCGACCACGCGGCCGAGACCGAGCTGTATGCCGAAGAGGCCGAAGAGCTCCGTACGGCCCACGCGGCAGAGCTCGATCGGCGCTCGTCAAGCTATCAGGCCGAGCTCGAGAGCCTGAAGTCCGCGCAGCGCGTCGAGCTTGAACGGCTTCAGGCTGAGCAGGCGTCGGAGCTTGCGAGCGCCAGGTCGGCGCACGAAGACGAATTGGAGCAAGCGACAGCGGCATTGCGCGCCGAGTTGGATGCGGCTGCCGCCAGACACGCGGCCGAGCTTGAAAGCGTCGTCTCGGCTCATGGAGCCGAGCTCGAGCGGATTCAGTCCGACCACGCCGCAGAAGCCGAGCTCTTTGCGGAGGAGAACGATTCCCTCAGGCAGGCGCATGCCTCCGCGATGGACGAGATCAAGTCCGCGCACGCGACGGAGCTTGCCCGGCTGCGGTCCGCGCACGAAGCGGAGCGAGAGCGGGTCCAAGCGACGTTCGAGGCCGAGCTGCGCGACGAGCGCGTCTCGCGCGCCGAAGAGCTGGAATCGCTGCGATCGGCGCATGCGGACGAGCTGGGGACGCTGAAGAGCGGACACGAGCAGACGTTGGCCGAGCGGACGGAGCGGCACGACGAAGAGCTGCGTACGATGCGCCAAGGCTACGAGGACGAGCTGGCCTTGCTGCTGGAGGGCAAGCAGGAAGAATTGCAGCGGCTGACGCTGACGCTGGAGACGGCGCTGCGGGAGCGCGAGGAGATTCGCGCGCGCATGCAGGATGCGCTGGATGCGGCGCTTATCGAGGGCGAGGACCGCGTGAACGCGCTTCGGGAGAACCATGCGGCGGAGCTGGCAAGTCTCGAGGCACGGCAGGCCGAGGAGAAGGAACGCCACGAGGCGGAACGCGTTTCCGAGCTTGAGGCGCTGAAGGCCGGTCATCTGGCGGACCTGGAGCGGCTTAGCGCGGGACATAATGCCGTGCTTGAGGAGCTCCGTCTGGAGCTTGCGCTCGAGCGCGAAGCCCGCGAGGCGGAAGGCGCGGCGGCCGGTGCCCGTTTGGCCGAGGCGCTGGAGCGAGCAGCGGCCGATCGTGAGGCCGCGATCGGCAAGCTGCGCGCCGAGCATGCGGGAGAGCTTGACCGCGTGCTCAAGGAGAGCCGCGGCGAAGCCGAAAGTCTGCGCGCCGCCCATCAGGCGGAGCTAGAGACGCTGAAGCAGCAAAGTTTGGACACGCTGGAGGCCTTCAAGAGCGAGAGCCGGGACGAGCTGGAGGCTGCCAAGACGGAGCTGGGCGGCGAGCTCGAAGCCGCCAAGGCGGCAGTGGAGCGCCTACATACGCAGCTGGCTGAGCAAATGTCCGCGGCGAGACAAGCCGTAGCGGCTGCGGAGGCGAACTTCGACGAGGAACGCCTTGCGCTGACGGTGTCGCTGGATGCCGCCAGGCAGGAGGCTGAAGCGGCCGGGCAGGCAGTTGCCGCTGCGAAGCAAGAGGCGGATGCGGCCAAGTGGCAGATCGATGCCCAAGCGCAGCGCTTCGCGGAGGAGCGCGGGCAACTGGCTGCGCAGGCGGACCGCCAAATGGCGGAGGCCGCAGCGCTGCTGGAGGAGCGCTTGCGCGAGGCTAACGAAGCCGCAGAACGGCGTCTTGCGGAAGAAAGAGCGGCGGCTGCCGCGGAACGCGAGGCTGCCGTGAAGGAAGCGGCTGCGCCGCTTGAAGCCGAGCTCGCTTCGACGCGCAGCGCCGCGGACGAAGCGCAGCTGGAACTGGAGCTGCAGCGCGAAGAGAGCGCTGAGGAGCTGGCGCGTTTGCGCGCGGCTCAGGCGGAGGAGCTTGCGAGACTTCGCGAAGCGCAAACGGAGGAGCTGTCGAAGCTTCGCGCAGCGCGAGACGAGGAACTTGCCGGCCTTGCTGCGGAAGGCGAAGCTGCGCTGAAGGAAGCCGTGGCGCCGCTTGAGGCTGAGCTCGCTTCGGCGCGCAGCGCCGCGGACGATGCGCGGCTGGAGCTGGAGCTGCAGCGCGAAGAGAGCGCCGAGGAGCTGACGCGTCTGCGCGCGGCTCAGGCGGAGGAGCTGGCGAGACTTCGCGACGCGCAGGCTGAAGCGTTGTCGAAGCTCCAAGCAGAACGGGCTGAAGAACTGTCGCGGCTTGCGGCCCAGCGTGAGACGGCGTTGAAGGAGGCTGTCGCGCCCCTCGAGACCGAGCTCGCCGCGGCACGAAGCGCAGTGGACGACGCGCATCTCGAACTGGAACTGCAGCGCGAGGCAAGCGACGAGGAGCTGACGCGTCTGACCGCGGCACAGCGAGAGGAACTGGCGCGTCTGCACGCGGCAAAAGACGAAGAACTGGCGAAGCTTCGCGCAGCGCATGCCGAGGAGCTGACGCGCCTTGCGGCCGAACGCGAAGCAGCCCTCAAGGAAGCTGCCGCGCCGCTTGAAGCCGAACTGGCCGCGGCGCGCAGCGCCGCGGACGACGCGCGGCTGGAGCTGGAGCTGCAGCGCGAAGAAGCCAGCGAGCAACTGTCTCGTCTGAGCGCGGTGCAGCGCGAGGAGCTGGTCCGTTTGCAAGCGGCAAGGGACGAAGAGCTGTCGCAGCTTCGCGCGGCGCAGGCCGAGGAGATGTCAAAGCTCCGCGCGGCGCAGGCGGAAGAACGCTCGCGACTTGCGGCCGAACGCGAGACCGCTCTCAAGGAAGCTGTCTCGCCGCTGGAAGCCGAAATT from the Cohnella hashimotonis genome contains:
- the pheT gene encoding phenylalanine--tRNA ligase subunit beta encodes the protein MNVSYQWLSEYIDLGGIEPQELADLLTRGGIEIDGVASRNAGVTKTVVGYVLEKEKHPDADKLNVCKIDAGTGETLQIVCGAPNVAAGQKVPVALVGAKLPGDLQIKRAKLRGVESQGMICSARELGINDKLLPKELQEGILVLPADTAVGTDIADLLGLNDSVLELDLTPNRSDCLSLLGVAYETAALTGRPLTLPEPEKALYPAADKTADAIAVAIESGEACSHYAMRAVKGVKIGPSPLWLQNRLIAAGIRPISNVVDVTNFVMLEYGQPLHAFDAAKVKGTVRVRFAHEGETLVTLDGQERKLEPHMPVIADDVHAIALAGVMGGLDTEVTADTVDILLESARFAGAPVRKTSRQLGLRSEASARFEKGVDPDRVLGALDRAASLIAQTAGGLVTDGVAEVRLATPAPAVIELSLERINRMLGTSLSSLEVKTIWSRLQFAAEPAGEGVWRLTVPTRRGDITRAVDLIEEVARLNGYDRIPTTRIEGPTTTGALTKSQSIRRELRKLLSEAGLSEAVTYSVTSASRAALFPELSGAAEGMRPIGLAMPMSEERSSLRATLLPNLLEAASYNKSRRNANAAVFEIASVYHSAEERLTTLPAEHPRLAFLLTGNRLGAGWNQTASAYDFYDAKGIVEKLLARLGLTGAVRFEQAQPADFHPGRTAALKLATASGESTIGYVGQLHPELQREFDLGDAYAAEIDLKPLYEAADFRIVYSTLPRFPSAERDLAVVVDGSLPGASLVEAAQQAAGEWLESVRVFDVYAGERLGAGKKSVALSLVYRHPDRTLNDEEIAEAQQSVVARLEQSFSAELRK
- the zapA gene encoding cell division protein ZapA yields the protein MNADDKTRVTVDIYGTQYTLTGHTSSEYMKRVAVLVSDQMHKIASGSPRLDLARLGVLASVNMADELMRIRRENERLLHEEIERKRLSAEIETLLADWDKHKAESAAALETAEREYAERQAELQQKSEQAIAEATARADEERERLRSVHQAELDRIMADHAAETELYAEEAEELRTAHAAELDRRSSSYQAELESLKSAQRVELERLQAEQASELASARSAHEDELEQATAALRAELDAAAARHAAELESVVSAHGAELERIQSDHAAEAELFAEENDSLRQAHASAMDEIKSAHATELARLRSAHEAERERVQATFEAELRDERVSRAEELESLRSAHADELGTLKSGHEQTLAERTERHDEELRTMRQGYEDELALLLEGKQEELQRLTLTLETALREREEIRARMQDALDAALIEGEDRVNALRENHAAELASLEARQAEEKERHEAERVSELEALKAGHLADLERLSAGHNAVLEELRLELALEREAREAEGAAAGARLAEALERAAADREAAIGKLRAEHAGELDRVLKESRGEAESLRAAHQAELETLKQQSLDTLEAFKSESRDELEAAKTELGGELEAAKAAVERLHTQLAEQMSAARQAVAAAEANFDEERLALTVSLDAARQEAEAAGQAVAAAKQEADAAKWQIDAQAQRFAEERGQLAAQADRQMAEAAALLEERLREANEAAERRLAEERAAAAAEREAAVKEAAAPLEAELASTRSAADEAQLELELQREESAEELARLRAAQAEELARLREAQTEELSKLRAARDEELAGLAAEGEAALKEAVAPLEAELASARSAADDARLELELQREESAEELTRLRAAQAEELARLRDAQAEALSKLQAERAEELSRLAAQRETALKEAVAPLETELAAARSAVDDAHLELELQREASDEELTRLTAAQREELARLHAAKDEELAKLRAAHAEELTRLAAEREAALKEAAAPLEAELAAARSAADDARLELELQREEASEQLSRLSAVQREELVRLQAARDEELSQLRAAQAEEMSKLRAAQAEERSRLAAERETALKEAVSPLEAEIAAARQAADDAQLELELQREESAEQIERLIGAQRDELARLQAAKDEELAQLRTAQAEELSRIREAQAEEQSRLRAAQDEALRQAKAEAEAGAASGRQALEEELRVTQELYEAELKQALGSQDAALAAAEAAGAENDRFQARWSEREREWQSQRAKLEAEAEALRAAAEQRAQTAAAHEAALIEAEKAASERLRDEADAREAAEREANRLKELADELAEREQTAADAIRQLQRRAEEAARERDAASERLESLESKLRQATGEQQRERESLQRAEEELRSAREQAAAAVALQAERDALERQLQAVGEAEPSQAGEEATERLTQELERVRNEHEALKIEYNKLQNEYNEWIDMLEEHT